The Oncorhynchus nerka isolate Pitt River linkage group LG3, Oner_Uvic_2.0, whole genome shotgun sequence genome includes the window GGTCGTTTGCTGGGCAAGTGCTCTTTGGTACTTGGGTATATCCCGCCCGACATCCTCCTATGTCAGTGGGCAGATGTCTTTGCCGATCCGGAAGACTGTGAAAACCCTTAAGAACACTACGTTCAGCAACATCCGGACGCGAACGCTGAACCCACACGCCTTCGACTTTGTCATCAACGAGCCTAAGAAATGTGAGAGCAACACGCCCTTCCTGGTCATCCTGATCAGCACCACACACAAAGACTTTGATGCTCGTCAGGCCATCCGGGAGACCTGGGGCGATGAGAGCACCTACAGCGACATCCGCATCATCACCCTCTTCCTGCTGGGCCGCAACACGGACGCCGTCCTCAACCAGATGGTGGAACAGGAGAGCCAGATCTTCCACGACATTGTGGTGGAGGACTTCATAGACTCGTACCACAACCTCACCCTCAAGACCCTGATGGGCATGCGCTGGGTGGCCACCTTCTGCTCCCAGGCCCAGTACGTCATGAAGACGGACAGTGACATCTTCGTCAACATGGACAATCTGGTCTACAAGCTTCTGAAGCCCACCACCAAGCCCAAGAGGAGGTACTTCACGGGCTACGTCATCAACGGCGGTCCCATCAGAGACATGCGCAGTAAGTGGTACATGCCCAGAGACCTGTACC containing:
- the LOC115115359 gene encoding beta-1,3-galactosyltransferase 1-like, translated to MPSKVSCLYVLTVVCWASALWYLGISRPTSSYVSGQMSLPIRKTVKTLKNTTFSNIRTRTLNPHAFDFVINEPKKCESNTPFLVILISTTHKDFDARQAIRETWGDESTYSDIRIITLFLLGRNTDAVLNQMVEQESQIFHDIVVEDFIDSYHNLTLKTLMGMRWVATFCSQAQYVMKTDSDIFVNMDNLVYKLLKPTTKPKRRYFTGYVINGGPIRDMRSKWYMPRDLYPEAKYPPFCSGTGYVFSVDVAELIYKTSLHTRLLHLEDVYVGLCLRKLGIHPYQNSGFNHWKMAYSLCRYRRVITVHQISPEEMHRIWNDMSSKKHLRC